From the Methylocystis sp. IM3 genome, one window contains:
- a CDS encoding sulfatase-like hydrolase/transferase, which translates to MPKDAPNIVIILLDDVGFGLPDTYGGPIHTPNLWRIAASGISYNAFHTTSICSPTRAALLTGRNHQRVGSGMIAERAMDWDGYTGVIPRTSATLARVLGHHGYKTAAFGKWHNTPATETTAMGPFTRWPTGEAVGFDYFYGFLAGETSQWEPRLFENFNPVEPPHIT; encoded by the coding sequence CTGCCGAAGGATGCGCCCAACATCGTCATTATCCTTCTCGATGACGTTGGCTTCGGCCTTCCGGATACCTATGGTGGGCCGATCCACACGCCGAACCTTTGGCGTATTGCGGCGTCGGGGATCAGCTATAACGCCTTCCACACCACCTCGATCTGCTCGCCGACCCGCGCCGCCTTGCTTACGGGGCGCAATCACCAACGCGTCGGTTCGGGCATGATCGCCGAGCGGGCGATGGACTGGGACGGCTATACGGGCGTCATCCCGCGCACCTCCGCGACGCTGGCGCGGGTGCTGGGCCACCACGGCTACAAGACCGCCGCCTTCGGCAAATGGCACAATACACCAGCCACCGAGACCACGGCGATGGGTCCGTTCACGCGCTGGCCTACGGGAGAGGCGGTCGGCTTTGACTATTTCTATGGCTTCCTCGCCGGCGAGACGTCGCAGTGGGAGCCGCGACTCTTCGAAAATTTCAATCCGGTCGAACCCCCGCATATCACCTGA
- a CDS encoding GTPase family protein, with product MNPNLSNFLRKFEEHVGLRLQSIRDLISLEQKKPLSAAIFGQTGCGKSSLTNAIFGTHFDVDDVKPCTKLPQAHHGHDSKGHRITFWDLPGIGESAEADSQYLDMYADYAAKCDVVLWAFQADTRTMTCDSSALNAIVEKLGPDKKSAFLNRLSVVVTKADVISPTPWIFAKNRGNATVAASRETEEMLDKKATYFYDGLLGVHQADVIHRTYVTSEIRHLTGLFPDFWLDDSEAFLCHKGTLDNASYTQLVDAYPEARDELSRLREQSRAVCCSARYGFNLNAVKAKIAQKTTGKSVLRLSQSVSTASSAFSWSKVKALGLPVFFDQEKNELIFDVETVE from the coding sequence ATGAATCCGAACCTCTCCAATTTCCTGCGGAAATTTGAGGAACATGTGGGATTGCGCCTGCAGTCAATAAGAGACCTGATTTCTTTAGAACAAAAGAAACCGCTCTCTGCAGCGATATTTGGTCAGACGGGATGCGGCAAATCTTCACTGACGAATGCTATCTTCGGGACACATTTCGACGTCGACGATGTGAAGCCCTGCACAAAGTTGCCGCAAGCGCATCACGGTCACGATTCAAAGGGGCATCGCATCACTTTTTGGGACCTACCTGGCATAGGCGAATCCGCGGAAGCGGACTCGCAGTATCTCGATATGTATGCCGATTACGCCGCGAAATGCGACGTAGTTTTGTGGGCATTTCAGGCAGATACTCGCACGATGACTTGCGACTCCTCCGCGCTGAACGCCATAGTGGAAAAACTCGGGCCTGATAAGAAATCCGCCTTTTTAAATCGCTTGTCTGTAGTGGTGACAAAGGCTGACGTGATCTCACCAACGCCTTGGATTTTTGCAAAAAACAGAGGTAACGCAACTGTCGCCGCAAGTAGAGAAACCGAGGAAATGCTCGATAAAAAGGCCACTTACTTCTACGACGGCTTACTTGGCGTTCACCAAGCGGACGTAATCCATAGAACATATGTGACTTCGGAGATCAGACACCTGACGGGCCTCTTCCCGGATTTCTGGCTCGATGATTCCGAAGCCTTCCTCTGCCACAAAGGAACATTGGACAACGCGAGCTATACGCAACTGGTGGACGCATACCCAGAGGCACGGGACGAGCTATCTCGACTTCGCGAACAGTCCAGGGCCGTATGCTGCTCGGCGAGGTATGGGTTCAACCTCAATGCGGTAAAGGCAAAAATCGCTCAGAAAACTACGGGAAAGTCGGTGTTGCGGCTCAGTCAATCTGTCTCGACTGCAAGCAGCGCCTTTTCTTGGTCCAAGGTCAAAGCCCTTGGCTTGCCAGTCTTTTTCGATCAAGAAAAGAATGAACTGATCTTTGATGTCGAAACGGTTGAGTGA
- a CDS encoding relaxase/mobilization nuclease domain-containing protein translates to MVKITGRTKSVEHLKSHLEYVTRNGELAGETEQGALLAGRVGLKDLQSRWTDDAVLDDRRRRDGSLSINIILSMPPGTDPIGVKDAARAFAVDTFGGNHDFVFVQHLEDKHPHVHLSVRSLGYNGKRLNPRKADLQVWRERFAEELRLRGIAAEATARRTRGRVRKADRGTVLALRKREIVPYVDRRAREEVIRNARDGIGQDHRWEQQIRSRQATIRQCYLDHASELERSGQVSDLAFAEQIREFVKDMPTIETRRHGLEKELAEFAESRRKDRPHVIGSTRGPDAEKDEKVR, encoded by the coding sequence ATGGTCAAGATCACCGGCCGCACGAAGAGCGTGGAGCACCTCAAGTCGCATCTCGAATATGTTACCCGCAACGGCGAACTCGCCGGTGAAACGGAGCAGGGCGCGCTATTGGCGGGGCGAGTCGGCTTGAAGGACTTGCAAAGCCGGTGGACGGACGACGCCGTTCTGGACGACAGACGTCGCCGCGACGGATCACTTTCGATTAACATCATTCTCTCGATGCCGCCTGGGACCGACCCTATCGGTGTGAAAGATGCGGCCCGGGCGTTCGCCGTCGACACTTTCGGCGGCAACCATGATTTCGTATTCGTGCAACATCTTGAGGACAAACATCCTCATGTTCATTTGAGCGTTCGATCCCTCGGCTACAACGGCAAGCGGCTCAATCCCCGGAAAGCCGATCTTCAAGTCTGGCGAGAGCGATTTGCCGAGGAGCTCCGGCTCCGCGGAATTGCGGCAGAGGCGACGGCCCGGCGCACGCGCGGCCGGGTGCGCAAAGCAGACCGCGGGACGGTGCTCGCTCTCCGCAAGCGCGAGATCGTGCCTTATGTCGATCGGCGTGCGCGGGAAGAGGTTATTCGCAATGCCCGAGACGGCATTGGTCAGGACCATCGCTGGGAGCAGCAAATACGTTCGCGGCAGGCGACGATCCGCCAATGTTACCTCGATCACGCCTCGGAACTCGAACGCTCAGGGCAAGTTTCCGATCTCGCCTTCGCGGAGCAGATCCGTGAGTTCGTGAAAGACATGCCGACGATTGAGACAAGACGGCACGGGCTAGAAAAGGAATTGGCTGAGTTCGCTGAGAGCCGTCGGAAGGATCGGCCGCATGTCATTGGGTCTACCCGAGGCCCGGACGCCGAAAAGGATGAAAAGGTGCGCTGA
- a CDS encoding plasmid mobilization protein, with product MALISLRIPDDVAARLAALAATEGGKSALLRRLITEALDVRTAGAAPLPIGRPEKVTLRFRESEMRRLAEVAHQRGMTRTGWIVALVRAQLGSSVQLSPDERDALRAVARELNRLGANIDQIARAANARNARYEEFPPSLSEIREVSLLVERTLNELRRAFNDNASYWKGGR from the coding sequence TTGGCCTTGATCTCGCTCCGCATCCCCGACGACGTAGCGGCGCGGTTGGCGGCTCTTGCCGCGACAGAGGGCGGCAAATCGGCGCTCTTGCGCCGCCTCATCACTGAGGCGCTCGACGTGCGCACGGCAGGCGCCGCTCCCTTGCCCATTGGCAGGCCCGAAAAGGTCACTTTGCGATTCCGAGAGAGCGAAATGCGGCGGCTTGCCGAAGTGGCGCATCAACGCGGTATGACGCGGACAGGCTGGATCGTGGCCCTCGTTCGCGCGCAATTGGGTTCGTCTGTGCAGCTTTCGCCCGACGAACGTGACGCGCTGCGCGCTGTTGCTCGCGAACTCAATAGGCTCGGGGCGAACATCGACCAGATTGCGCGTGCGGCGAATGCTCGGAACGCGCGATACGAGGAGTTCCCACCGAGCTTATCCGAAATTCGCGAAGTGTCCCTTCTCGTCGAACGCACTCTCAACGAGCTGCGGCGCGCGTTCAACGATAATGCCTCATATTGGAAGGGGGGCCGATGA
- a CDS encoding ParB/RepB/Spo0J family partition protein: protein MAGRPLLLPISQIEEDSGQPRRTFDQDELAQLADSIRRVGILQPIVVRPGEISGRYLIIMGARRYRAARLAGLDAVPAIVQEGSASDRYAQVIENIQRDDLAAAEIAAFILEQLNAGEKQADIARKLGKPRDWVSRFAVLPKMPGFLQEKLHTSSIRAVYELYQAWRVRPDAVERLCLAQDGFTDAQARGVAREMRDPAFAPAMESSVQPECADAILKNAPVNDAPAAQDARGSSSSRTRSPSDARRGKSPVSILVQHDGRGGRLLTDRPANKGSRFAAVRFFETGETEEVPVSELRIEEIASC, encoded by the coding sequence ATGGCCGGCCGCCCTCTCCTCCTTCCGATCTCCCAGATCGAGGAAGACAGTGGGCAGCCAAGGCGCACCTTCGACCAAGATGAGCTTGCCCAACTCGCGGACTCGATCCGGCGCGTGGGCATCTTGCAGCCCATTGTGGTCCGGCCCGGCGAGATTTCGGGGCGTTACCTGATCATCATGGGCGCGCGCCGATACCGCGCAGCGCGGCTCGCCGGCCTCGACGCCGTTCCCGCGATCGTCCAAGAGGGAAGCGCGTCCGATCGCTACGCGCAGGTTATCGAAAACATCCAGCGTGATGACCTTGCGGCCGCCGAGATCGCCGCCTTCATCCTGGAGCAACTCAACGCGGGAGAGAAACAGGCTGACATTGCGCGCAAACTCGGCAAGCCTCGGGATTGGGTGTCACGTTTTGCCGTCCTTCCGAAAATGCCGGGCTTCCTGCAAGAGAAGCTCCACACCTCCTCGATCCGCGCTGTCTACGAGCTTTACCAGGCCTGGCGCGTCCGGCCGGACGCCGTCGAGCGCTTGTGCTTAGCGCAGGATGGCTTCACTGACGCGCAAGCACGCGGCGTCGCGCGCGAGATGCGTGACCCGGCATTTGCGCCTGCTATGGAATCGTCAGTGCAACCTGAATGCGCCGATGCGATCCTCAAGAACGCTCCCGTGAACGATGCGCCGGCGGCACAGGACGCTCGGGGCTCGAGCTCATCACGTACGCGCAGCCCGAGCGACGCCCGCCGGGGCAAATCCCCCGTTTCGATCCTGGTGCAGCATGACGGTCGCGGAGGTCGCTTGCTCACCGATCGGCCAGCGAACAAAGGCAGCCGTTTTGCGGCCGTGCGCTTTTTTGAAACTGGCGAGACCGAAGAGGTTCCAGTCTCCGAGCTACGCATCGAGGAGATCGCGTCATGTTGA
- a CDS encoding ParA family protein — protein MNEDLSARPHALSIVTGRLQSRVTSLPRPRIVVQTTVSMIAQSGVPLRATSRMKTIVINNQKGGVGKTTLAVHLAWYLAENGRRVVIVDLDAQGNATDTLARHAGNASAAELFRPSARIGASAGLTLAPADTSLTDVDRGDASTILTLRQNLLAAGEHFDACVIDTPPSLGLRSVAALVAATHVVSPIYLEDYSVKGVKGLLQTFLGVQQRYGRSDATFLGLLPSLFNTKSPRQRAHLEQLLRDAGKYVFPGHIVARDGYAEAVAERAPVWALKRRSAQEAGREIRAVLANIAERLG, from the coding sequence GTGAACGAGGATTTATCGGCAAGACCTCACGCCCTGTCTATTGTGACAGGACGACTCCAATCACGAGTCACGTCATTACCCCGGCCGAGGATCGTGGTTCAAACCACCGTTTCGATGATCGCCCAGAGCGGCGTTCCACTCAGGGCGACCAGCCGCATGAAGACAATCGTGATCAACAACCAAAAGGGCGGCGTCGGCAAGACGACACTTGCAGTGCATCTCGCCTGGTATCTAGCGGAAAACGGTCGTCGGGTGGTGATCGTCGATCTCGACGCACAAGGGAACGCGACCGACACGCTCGCGCGCCATGCAGGCAATGCCTCGGCGGCAGAGTTGTTCAGGCCCTCGGCGCGGATCGGCGCCAGCGCCGGCCTGACGCTTGCGCCAGCAGACACCTCATTGACCGATGTCGATCGCGGCGACGCCTCCACGATACTGACTCTGAGACAGAACCTCTTAGCGGCGGGCGAACATTTTGACGCATGCGTCATCGACACGCCGCCGTCTCTCGGGCTGCGCAGCGTCGCCGCGCTTGTCGCCGCCACGCATGTTGTCTCCCCAATTTATCTCGAGGATTACTCGGTCAAAGGCGTGAAGGGATTGCTGCAAACCTTCCTTGGAGTCCAACAGCGATACGGGCGATCCGACGCAACGTTTCTCGGCCTTCTTCCGTCACTCTTTAACACCAAGTCGCCGCGGCAGCGCGCGCACCTCGAACAGCTCCTGCGCGATGCCGGCAAATACGTGTTTCCCGGCCACATCGTGGCGCGCGACGGCTATGCGGAGGCGGTCGCCGAGCGGGCGCCGGTGTGGGCGCTAAAGCGGCGCTCGGCCCAGGAGGCTGGCCGGGAAATTCGGGCGGTGTTGGCCAACATCGCCGAGCGTCTGGGTTGA
- a CDS encoding DUF736 domain-containing protein has product MANIGSFKKSGNEFQGEIVTLSVQARGVRILPETGRANENAPSHRVFVGRAEIGAAWPKRSAEGRDYLSLKLDDPSFTAPIYANLFDDEDGDGYSLIWSRGRKASGE; this is encoded by the coding sequence ATGGCGAACATCGGTTCCTTCAAAAAGTCCGGCAACGAGTTCCAGGGCGAAATCGTCACCCTCAGCGTGCAAGCCCGCGGCGTCCGCATCCTCCCGGAAACGGGCCGCGCCAACGAGAACGCCCCAAGCCACCGTGTATTCGTCGGGCGCGCCGAAATCGGCGCCGCGTGGCCGAAGCGCTCGGCTGAGGGCCGCGATTATCTCTCGCTCAAACTCGACGATCCGAGCTTCACCGCCCCGATCTACGCCAATCTCTTCGACGACGAGGATGGCGACGGCTACAGCCTGATCTGGTCGCGTGGCAGAAAGGCGAGCGGCGAATGA
- a CDS encoding DUF2493 domain-containing protein, giving the protein MTTNHDNQGIGTKPVASSTERVLAELQLYGYRPFHDEPDPRPLPDASAITGAVSDIFDALLATLTDTRLEPDLEELLWSTVNLFHRAVLRVERDLDDNEQAQRRSQKEQDGSEIRSVELERLICEGQTLLERRDSLELFRDQAADAFELHTGSSWRPRTGSKVTHRSLTAAMIDSRDFLAAKRRVDSEPLLPAGPRIAFTGGLDFNDHRAIWDRLDKARAKHPDMVLLHGGSPKGAELIASCWANARKVSQIAFKPDWARYAKAAPFKRNDQILETLPIGVIVFPGSGVSANLADKARKLGIPVWKFEDGVA; this is encoded by the coding sequence ATGACGACAAATCACGACAACCAAGGCATCGGGACAAAGCCCGTCGCTTCCTCAACCGAGCGCGTTCTCGCCGAACTTCAACTCTATGGCTATCGGCCCTTCCACGACGAGCCTGACCCCCGGCCGCTGCCCGACGCCTCCGCGATCACCGGCGCCGTCTCCGACATCTTCGACGCCCTCCTCGCGACGTTGACTGACACGCGCCTCGAGCCCGATCTCGAGGAACTGCTCTGGTCGACGGTCAACCTCTTCCACCGGGCGGTCCTTCGCGTCGAGCGCGACCTCGACGACAATGAGCAGGCGCAGCGGCGCAGCCAAAAGGAACAGGACGGCTCGGAAATCCGCTCGGTAGAGCTGGAGCGCCTGATCTGCGAAGGGCAAACGCTGCTCGAACGGCGCGACAGTTTGGAGCTCTTCCGCGACCAGGCCGCCGACGCCTTCGAGTTGCACACTGGCTCATCCTGGCGCCCCCGCACCGGCTCGAAGGTCACCCATCGCTCCTTGACGGCCGCCATGATCGACAGCCGCGATTTTCTCGCCGCCAAGCGCCGCGTCGACTCCGAGCCTCTCCTTCCGGCCGGGCCGCGGATCGCCTTCACCGGAGGGCTCGACTTCAACGACCATCGCGCGATCTGGGATCGCCTGGACAAGGCGCGCGCGAAACATCCCGACATGGTGCTGTTGCACGGCGGTTCGCCTAAGGGAGCGGAGCTCATCGCCTCTTGTTGGGCGAATGCTCGCAAAGTCTCGCAGATCGCGTTTAAGCCGGACTGGGCCCGCTACGCCAAGGCAGCGCCCTTTAAGCGCAACGATCAGATCCTCGAAACGCTCCCCATCGGCGTCATCGTCTTTCCCGGTTCGGGCGTCTCCGCCAATCTTGCCGACAAGGCGCGTAAACTCGGCATCCCGGTGTGGAAGTTCGAGGATGGCGTCGCATGA
- a CDS encoding DUF7146 domain-containing protein, producing the protein MSGSVASDLSRRLAQDAEAVCRYYLSNGRRHGRYWIVGDARNTPGRSLFVRLMGPESGKGAAGHWTDAASGEYGDLLDVIRESVGLTDFSDVLDEARRFLSLPRADPRPKQRLDRRERPTGSPDSARRLFAMSRPIGGTLAERYLHHRGIATPRNLESLRFHPRCYYRSGDGSAPETWPAMIAAVTDLEGKITGVHRTWLDRSGRGKAPVGSPRRAMGELLGNGVRFGAPLDVMAAGEGIETVLSVRCLLPGMPMIAALSSAHLAAILFPTGLRRLYVLRDNDPAGERASASLIDRATAEGIEAITLTPEQGDLNDDLRRAGEQGLHAALRGQLAPQDVDRFMRLSP; encoded by the coding sequence ATGTCGGGTTCAGTTGCGTCGGATTTGTCGCGCCGCCTTGCGCAGGATGCCGAGGCGGTCTGCCGATACTATTTGTCGAACGGCCGTCGCCATGGCCGTTATTGGATTGTTGGCGACGCCCGCAATACGCCGGGCCGCAGCCTGTTCGTCCGGTTGATGGGTCCGGAGAGCGGCAAGGGCGCCGCCGGGCATTGGACCGATGCGGCCTCGGGCGAATATGGCGACCTCCTTGACGTCATCCGCGAAAGCGTCGGGTTGACTGATTTCTCCGACGTTCTCGACGAAGCGCGGCGATTCCTCAGCCTGCCACGCGCTGATCCACGGCCGAAGCAGAGGCTCGATCGCAGAGAGCGGCCGACAGGCTCTCCGGATTCGGCGCGCCGCCTGTTTGCCATGTCACGGCCGATCGGAGGCACATTGGCGGAGCGCTATTTGCATCATCGGGGGATCGCAACGCCACGGAATCTCGAAAGCCTCCGTTTTCATCCACGCTGCTACTACCGATCCGGGGACGGGTCGGCCCCTGAAACCTGGCCCGCGATGATTGCGGCGGTCACCGACCTCGAGGGCAAGATCACCGGCGTGCATCGCACATGGCTCGACAGGTCGGGGCGCGGCAAGGCGCCGGTCGGCTCCCCACGACGCGCCATGGGGGAACTCCTCGGCAATGGCGTCCGTTTTGGCGCGCCGCTCGACGTTATGGCGGCTGGCGAAGGGATCGAAACCGTGCTCTCGGTTCGATGTCTTCTTCCGGGCATGCCGATGATCGCGGCGCTCTCTTCCGCGCATCTCGCGGCGATCCTGTTCCCCACGGGACTGCGACGCCTCTATGTCCTGCGCGACAACGACCCCGCCGGCGAAAGGGCTTCGGCGAGCCTTATCGACCGCGCGACCGCCGAGGGGATCGAGGCGATCACCCTCACACCCGAACAGGGCGATTTGAACGACGATTTGCGCCGCGCTGGCGAACAAGGGCTGCACGCGGCGCTCAGAGGCCAACTCGCGCCTCAGGACGTTGACAGGTTCATGAGGCTGTCGCCGTGA
- a CDS encoding ParB/RepB/Spo0J family partition protein — protein MTKSVQKIQLSASRDIPFSKLVLSQSNVRRIKAGVSIEELAEDIARRTLLQSITVRPVVDDQGAETGMFEIPAGGRRYRALELLVKQKRLARNALIPCVVRTDGIAEEDSLAENVQRAPLHPLDQFRAFLTLREKGSSEEEIAAAFFVSVAVVKQRLRLASVSPKLLDVYADDGMTLDQLMVFTVNPDHERQEQVWEAIQRSYNKEAYQIRRLLTEDTVRASDKRGLYAAEDYKAAGGPIMRDLFQSDDGGWLQDVPLLERLVAEKLARDAEPLRAEGWKWVETAIDFPYGHTYGLRHLQGERQPLTEEEAAAREALRNEAEHLEATYSESEEIPEDVDARLAGIEAALEAFEDRPVLYAPEEIARAGVFVSIDGEGRLRVERGYVRPEDEAPIEEPETPEVVTEAGEAYAMRSSLASSFAPDNGETGQSGVVADEEDEGLRPLPDKLLTELTAYRTLALREAVGRDPTIAFLAALHAICLRLFYRYAVDTCLEIDAKNVSFGAQAPGLSDTPLADKVDVRHLDWSRQLPAEPQDLWDVLATFDVDTRQRLFAHCVSLTLNAVHEPWSRRPRAIAHADRLASTLSLDVVATSWTPTVDNFLGRVTKARIIQAVREAKGADVARGIETLKKGEMAREAETLLTGAGWLPEPLRTPGHGSQAALEGSSLSAPEEAAAVEEGAAAEGDPAFDEIVSSDEDAEPAPVDDAQSIAAE, from the coding sequence ATGACCAAGTCGGTGCAGAAAATTCAGTTGAGCGCCTCGCGGGATATTCCGTTCAGCAAGCTCGTGCTATCCCAGTCTAATGTGCGACGGATCAAGGCGGGCGTCTCGATCGAAGAACTCGCGGAAGACATCGCCCGCCGCACACTGCTGCAGAGCATCACCGTGCGGCCGGTGGTCGATGATCAAGGCGCCGAGACCGGCATGTTCGAAATCCCCGCGGGCGGGCGCCGCTACCGCGCGCTCGAGCTTCTGGTGAAGCAGAAGCGTCTCGCCCGCAACGCCCTGATCCCTTGCGTCGTGCGAACAGACGGAATCGCCGAGGAAGACAGTCTTGCCGAAAACGTCCAGCGCGCGCCGCTGCATCCGCTCGATCAGTTCCGCGCGTTCCTGACCCTGCGCGAGAAAGGGAGTAGCGAGGAGGAGATCGCTGCCGCCTTCTTCGTCAGCGTCGCCGTCGTCAAGCAGCGGCTGAGGCTAGCTTCCGTGTCGCCCAAGCTCCTCGATGTCTATGCCGACGACGGCATGACCCTCGACCAGCTGATGGTCTTCACGGTCAATCCCGACCATGAGCGCCAGGAGCAGGTCTGGGAGGCGATCCAGCGCTCCTACAACAAGGAAGCCTATCAGATCCGCCGGCTTCTCACCGAGGACACTGTGCGGGCGTCGGATAAGCGGGGACTGTATGCGGCCGAGGACTACAAGGCCGCTGGCGGTCCCATCATGCGCGACCTCTTCCAAAGCGACGACGGCGGTTGGCTCCAGGACGTTCCGCTGCTGGAACGGCTCGTCGCCGAGAAACTGGCGCGCGACGCCGAGCCCCTTCGGGCGGAGGGCTGGAAATGGGTCGAGACGGCGATCGACTTCCCTTACGGCCACACCTATGGGCTTCGCCATCTTCAAGGCGAACGCCAGCCTTTGACCGAGGAGGAAGCGGCGGCCCGCGAGGCGCTTCGGAACGAAGCCGAACACCTGGAGGCGACCTATTCGGAGTCGGAAGAAATCCCGGAGGACGTCGACGCGCGTCTCGCCGGGATTGAGGCGGCCCTCGAAGCGTTCGAGGATCGCCCGGTTCTCTATGCCCCTGAGGAGATCGCCCGCGCTGGCGTTTTTGTCAGCATCGACGGCGAGGGGCGTCTTCGGGTCGAGCGGGGCTACGTGCGGCCGGAGGACGAGGCGCCAATCGAAGAGCCGGAGACGCCTGAGGTCGTGACCGAGGCGGGGGAAGCCTATGCGATGCGTTCGTCGCTGGCCTCCTCATTCGCACCCGACAATGGCGAAACCGGGCAATCCGGAGTCGTTGCGGACGAGGAGGATGAGGGGTTGAGGCCCCTGCCCGACAAATTGCTCACTGAGTTGACCGCCTATCGCACCCTGGCGCTGCGCGAGGCGGTGGGCAGAGATCCGACGATCGCGTTTCTTGCCGCCCTCCACGCCATTTGCCTGCGGCTATTCTATCGCTATGCCGTGGACACCTGTCTCGAGATCGACGCCAAGAACGTCTCCTTCGGCGCCCAGGCGCCGGGGCTCTCCGACACGCCGCTCGCCGATAAGGTCGACGTCCGCCATCTCGACTGGTCCCGGCAGTTGCCGGCGGAGCCGCAGGACCTGTGGGACGTCTTGGCGACCTTCGACGTTGATACGCGCCAGCGTCTGTTCGCGCATTGCGTCTCGTTGACCCTAAACGCCGTGCACGAGCCCTGGAGCCGCCGCCCGCGGGCGATCGCCCATGCCGACCGTCTCGCCTCGACGCTCTCTCTCGACGTCGTCGCGACGAGCTGGACGCCCACGGTCGACAATTTCCTCGGCCGCGTCACCAAGGCGCGCATCATTCAGGCAGTGCGCGAGGCGAAAGGCGCCGATGTCGCCCGAGGGATCGAGACGCTCAAGAAGGGCGAAATGGCGCGCGAGGCGGAAACGCTTCTGACTGGCGCGGGCTGGCTGCCCGAGCCGCTGCGGACCCCGGGCCATGGGTCGCAGGCCGCATTGGAAGGGAGTTCTCTTTCGGCGCCGGAGGAAGCGGCCGCAGTCGAAGAAGGCGCGGCGGCGGAAGGTGACCCCGCCTTCGACGAAATTGTCTCGTCTGATGAGGATGCCGAGCCGGCGCCGGTCGACGACGCTCAAAGCATCGCCGCCGAGTAG
- a CDS encoding DUF932 domain-containing protein — protein MNQVEILGSARGRESGYKVDASRGERIGRVSSEWFSRPSDERYLSLSDLFAAVRGRTERSRTRTIESAAIRVEASRDDSERLSLSLPGSDSPVAMTHWSFGQLASLIGAPAAYLRQLPAPLAGINLQYGLTTHHAEQIKTLEIESGRVELRAVTGPDYGRIYDHELVSAVQRIAGDGVGDTRWKVPGVLDWSTRIYNPNADVTEETTTLYASDRDVFLFLVDDLNPIEAGRLPDGSPDLFFRGFYCWNSEVGAKTLGIASFYLRAVCQNRNLWGVEDFEETTIRHSKYAAARFAHEATPALARFADSSPLPFVNGVKAARQRIVARNDDDRTEFLRKRGFSKAETTKIIQTVLTEEGRKPESVFDFVQGITAVARGKSHQDARLDFEGRAKKLFDRAQ, from the coding sequence ATGAATCAGGTGGAGATTTTGGGATCAGCCCGCGGTCGTGAAAGCGGCTACAAGGTGGACGCAAGCCGCGGCGAGCGTATTGGCCGCGTGTCGTCAGAGTGGTTTTCCAGGCCTTCGGATGAGCGATACCTCTCTCTATCGGATCTGTTCGCCGCCGTGCGCGGCCGGACTGAGCGCAGCCGCACAAGGACAATCGAGAGCGCCGCAATCCGAGTGGAAGCCAGCCGCGACGACTCCGAACGACTTTCACTTTCGCTGCCCGGTTCCGACAGTCCGGTCGCCATGACCCACTGGAGCTTCGGCCAGCTCGCGAGCCTCATCGGCGCCCCGGCGGCTTACCTTCGACAGCTCCCCGCGCCGCTCGCCGGAATCAATCTCCAATATGGCCTCACCACACACCACGCCGAGCAGATCAAGACGCTCGAGATCGAAAGCGGTCGCGTCGAGCTGCGCGCGGTGACCGGTCCAGACTATGGGCGGATTTACGACCATGAGCTCGTCTCCGCCGTGCAGCGCATCGCCGGCGACGGCGTCGGCGACACGCGCTGGAAAGTGCCGGGCGTGCTCGACTGGTCGACCAGAATCTACAATCCGAATGCGGATGTCACCGAGGAGACGACGACGCTCTACGCCTCGGACCGCGATGTCTTTCTCTTTCTCGTCGACGATCTCAATCCGATCGAGGCCGGCCGTCTTCCCGACGGCTCGCCTGATCTGTTTTTTCGCGGCTTCTACTGTTGGAATTCAGAGGTGGGCGCGAAGACGCTCGGCATCGCCAGCTTTTATCTGCGCGCCGTGTGTCAAAACCGCAATCTCTGGGGCGTCGAGGACTTCGAGGAAACCACCATCCGCCACTCCAAATACGCAGCCGCACGCTTTGCGCATGAGGCGACGCCGGCGTTGGCGCGTTTCGCCGATTCTTCGCCCCTACCCTTCGTCAACGGAGTGAAGGCGGCGCGGCAACGGATCGTGGCCCGCAACGACGACGACCGCACGGAATTCTTGCGCAAGCGCGGGTTCTCGAAAGCGGAGACGACAAAAATCATCCAGACCGTCCTAACCGAGGAAGGCCGCAAGCCGGAAAGCGTCTTCGATTTCGTGCAGGGCATCACGGCTGTGGCGCGCGGAAAAAGCCACCAGGACGCGCGGCTGGATTTCGAGGGGCGCGCCAAGAAGCTCTTCGATCGCGCCCAGTGA